In the Malus domestica chromosome 16, GDT2T_hap1 genome, one interval contains:
- the LOC114822116 gene encoding protein REDUCED CHLOROPLAST COVERAGE 2 isoform X1 — MAPKTGKAKPHKPKGDKKKKEEKVLPTVIEISIETPDELQVTLKGISTDTILDVRKLLGVHVETCHLTNFSLSHEVRNPNQVRGPKLKDSVDILSLKPSHLTIVEGRSIQPLSIASLLYKTSLYFIKTNDYTEEQAVAHIRRLMDIVACTTSFGSSSAPSPKTPGRSNSRGDVPQHKNDDGPNADARAKVLGSIPIVDAESSAASTVSMYPPPKLGQFYDFFSLSHLTPPLHYIRRSTRPFLEDKTEDDLFQMDIRVCSGKPTTIVASSKGFYPAGKRALMVHSLVVLLQQISRPFDVAYNAVMKAFIEHNKFGNLPYGFRANTWVVPPIVADKPSVFPSLPLEDENWGGNGGGQGRDGKHDYSPWAKEFAILKVMPCSTSEERQVRDRKAFLLHSLFVDVSVLKAVTAIKRLVETNHCALNDATFSLVHEESVGDLIVKVTRNMPDASIKVDCKIDGSQVLGIPQEQVTQRNLLKGITADESATVHDTPTLGVVVVRLCGFTAVVRVSSEVNWEGKPVPKDVEIEDQLEGGANALNVNSLRLLLQQSSLPQSSNEVLRTNFEGIHTTRSLVKKVLEDSLLRLQDGPTNNTKSIRWELGACWVQHLQNQASGKTESKKTEQAKIEPVVKGLGKQGGLLKEIKKKMDVRSNKTDQVKDVVGVNNLDIHQNSDITTQEELEKRDAEKETIWRKMLPESSYLRLKESETGLHLQSPDELIEMAHKYYVDTALPKLVADFGSLELSPVDGRTLTDFMHTRGLQLSSLGRVVELADKLPHVRSLCIHEMVVRAYKHILQAVVAAVDNIADLAASIAACLNILLGTPATENGDVDITYDDALKWKWVESFLLKRFGWQWKHETVKDLRKFAILRGLSHKVGLELVPRDYDMDNVSPFRKSDIVSMVPVYKHVACSSADGRTLLESSKTLLDKGKLEEAVNFGTKALSKLVSVCGPYHRMTAGAYSLLAVVLYHTGDFNQATIYQQKALDINERELGLDHPDTMKSYGDLAVFYYRLQHTELALKYVNRALYLLHLTCGPSHPNTAATYINVAMMEEGLGNVHVALRYLHEALKCNQRLLGPDHIQTAASYHAIAIALSLMEAYTLSVQHEQTTLQILQAKLGSEDLRTQDATAWLEYFESKALEQQEAARNGTPKPDASISSKGHLSVSDLLDYITPDADMKARDARKARAKVKGKPGKNEAIVSDGYQKDDILLPSQLVAENSGDKENQSAPPFAEPKHEKVDTSLLDQSIIFEKKDDAAQDDASDEGWQEAVPKGRSPMGRKSFLSRRPSLKKLNTNFVHASQLSRYNGKPNSLTSPKTSPIEPAAFPGPALPVSKKFVKSASFSPKPSNSSMSVSGGTEKHSNPKSAPSTPASIDQVTKSSSVTNPISVQSTGKLFSYKEVALAPPGTIVKAVGEQLPKGNVPIVQLSKVGQEKTATDVTGEVILVKDVEEEEKQKLVGEKVVLALEENGIDVKHTKVQNSVARKSLGVVKHASVGVQVEAEIIELKTTAYEEGQVENAEVTVSNGEISITSQPANTTQNGQLQTQALDSSTKVCPDSEPSFVLTESTTHFMEENSSLLEAKVEEDGSPHDFSDGGIVKQGPTDGEKLDEPETKKETTKKLSAAAPPFNPSLIPVFGSVPVAGSKDHGGILPPPVNIPPMLTISPVRRSPHQSATARVPYGPRLAGGYNRSGSRASRNKHVFHNGENTGDGNHFSPPRVMNPHAAEFVPGQPWIPNGYPASPSDFLPPPSGYPMSPNGYPSSRNDIPVTQNVFPTSPIGSEESLTIINAPLGVETNIKGEAKENNDMSSLEVRCETQKIEEE, encoded by the exons ATGACTACACAGAAGAGCAAGCCGTGGCACACATCCGGCGACTGATGGACATCGTCGCTTGCACGACATCTTTTGGTTCGTCATCCGCTCCTTCACCTAAAACGCCTGGCCGGTCAAACTCAAGGGGCGACGTACCGCAGCACAAAAACGACGACGGGCCCAATGCAGATGCAAGGGCCAAAGTTTTGGGTTCAATTCCGATCGTTGATGCCGAGTCATCTGCTGCCTCGACTGTGTCAATGTATCCTCCTCCAAAGCTCGGGCAGTTCTACGATTTCTTTTCCTTGTCTCACCTTACGCCTCCTCTCCACT ACATAAGAAGATCTACGCGTCCGTTCCTTGAGGATAAGACAGAAGACGACTTGTTTCAAATGGAC ATTCGGGTTTGTAGCGGGAAGCCGACGACAATCGTGGCTTCCAGTAAAGGATTCTACCCTGCTGGAAAACGAGCTCTAATGGTTCACTCTTTGGTTGTTCTTCTTCAGCAAATTAGTAGGCCATTTGATGTT GCATACAACGCTGTTATGAAGGCTTTCATTGAGCACAATAAA TTTGGAAACCTTCCCTACGGTTTTCGCGCAAACACATGGGTTGTCCCTCCAATTGTTGCTGATAAACCGTCAGTTTTCCCATCACTTCCTTTGGAAGACGAAAACTGGGGAGGAAACGGAGGTGGTCAGGGAAGAGACGGTAAACATGATTACAGTCCATGGGCAAAAGAGTTTGCCATTTTAAAAGTAATGCCTTGCTCAACATCAGAGGAGAGGCAAGTCCGAGACCGCAAGGCTTTTTTGCTTCACAGTTTATTTGTGGACGTCTCTGTTCTTAAAGCTGTTACAGCAATTAAGCGTCTAGTTGAGACTAACCATTGTGCCTTAAATGATGCCACTTTTTCACTTGTTCACGAGGAAAGTGTTGGAGATTTAATCGTTAAGGTGACCAGAAATATGCCCGATGCAAGTATAAAGGTAGACTGTAAAATCGATGGCAGCCAAGTTCTTGGAATTCCGCAAGAACAAGTTACTCAGAGAAACCTACTCAAAGGAATAACAGCTGACGAAAGTGCAACTGTTCAT GATACTCCTACACTGGGTGTTGTGGTTGTCAGACTTTGTGGGTTTACGGCTGTTGTGAGGGTTTCAAGTGAGGTGAATTGGGAAGGAAAACCTGTTCCTAAGGACGTTGAAATTGAGGACCAGCTTGAAGGTGGTGCTAATGCTTTGAATGTTAATAG CTTGAGACTGTTATTGCAACAGTCCTCCCTGCCTCAATCATCAAATGAAGTTCTACGTACAAATTTTGAAGGTATACATACTACTAGATCTCTCGTGAAGAAAGTACTTGAAGACAGTCTGTTAAGATTGCAGGATGGACCCACTAATAATACTAAGTCCATTAGATGGGAGCTAGGAGCATGTTGGGTACAACATTTGCAAAATCAAGCTTCGGGAAAAACTGAATCTAAAAAAACTGAACAAGCTAAGATTGAGCCGGTTGTTAAGGGTCTTGGAAAGCAAGGGGGGTTACTAAaggaaattaaaaagaaaatggatGTCAGGAGCAACAAAACTGACCAGGTGAAGGATGTTGTTGGGGTTAACAACCTTGATATACATCAGAATTCTGATATCACTACTCAGGAGGAATTAGAAAAGCGAGATGCAGAAAAGGAAACTATTTGGAGAAAGATGCTTCCTGAATCGTCATATTTGCGCCTCAAAGAATCAGAAACTGGTCTTCACCTTCAG TCACCCGATGAGTTGATTGAAATGGCACATAAATACTATGTTGACACTGCACTTCCAAAACTG GTTGCAGATTTTGGCTCCCTTGAACTTTCACCAGTCGATGGAAGGACATTGACAGATTTTATGCATACTAGGGGTTTGCAATTGTCTTCCCTAGGACGTGTG GTTGAACTTGCAGATAAGCTCCCTCATGTACGATCACTTTGTATCCatgagatggttgtgcgagccTATAAACACATACTCCAAGCAGTTGTAGCAGCAGTTGATAATATTGCAGACTTGGCTGCATCAATAGCGGCATGTTTAAATATATTGCTAGGAACACCAGCAACTGAAAATGGGGATGTAGATATTACTTATGATGATGCATTAAAATGGAAATGGGTGGAAAGTTTCCTTTTGAAGAGGTTTGGGTGGCAATGGAAACACGAAACTGTTAAGGATCTAAGGAAGTTTGCCATTCTCCGTGGATTGTCCCACAAG GTTGGACTTGAGCTTGTTCCTAGGGACTACGATATGGACAATGTATCTCCTTTTCGGAAATCAGATATAGTAAGCATGGTCCCTGTATATAAG CACGTTGCATGTTCATCAGCGGATGGGCGTACACTCTTAGAATCGTCCAAGACTTTGTTGGATAAAGGTAAACTGGAGGAAGCGGTTAATTTTGGCACTAAG GCACTCTCAAAACTAGTGTCCGTATGTGGGCCTTATCATCGAATGACAGCGGGAGCATATAGTCTTCTTGCTGTAGTATTGTACCACACTGGGGATTTCAACCAGGCGACCATTTATCAGCAAAAGGCATTGGATATCAATGAGAGGGAGCTTGGACTTGATCATCCTGATACGATGAAAAGTTATGGGGATTTGGCTGTTTTCTATTACAGACTTCAACATACAGAGTTGGCCCTCAA GTACGTCAATCGTGCTTTGTATCTTTTGCATCTAACATGTGGGCCGTCTCATCCAAATACGGCTGCCACCTATATTAACGTGGCAATGATGGAAGAAGGTTTGGGGAATGTCCATGTTGCTCTTAGGTATCTCCATGAAGCGCTAAAGTGCAATCAAAGGCTACTTGGACCTGATCATATacag ACCGCTGCTAGCTATCATGCCATTGCTATAGCACTCTCTTTGATGGAAGCTTACACATTAAGTGTTCAGCACGAACAAACTACCTTACAGATACTGCAAGCAAAACTTGGCTCTGAGGATCTACGCACACAG GATGCCACTGCATGGCTTGAGTATTTCGAGTCTAAGGCTTTGGAGCAGCAAGAAGCTGCACGCAATGGTACTCCAAAGCCAGATGCCTCTATCTCCAGCAAAGGACATTTAAG TGTGTCAGACCTTTTGGATTATATAACACCAGATGCTGATATGAAAGCAAGGGATGCAAGAAAAGCTCGTGCAAAG GTTAAAGGAAAACCAGGAAAAAACGAGGCAATAGTCTCAGATGGATACCAGAAGGACGACATTTTGTTACCAAGTCAGCTTGTTGCTGAGAATTCAGGTGATAAAGAGAACCAGTCTGCACCTCCATTTGCAGAACCTAAGCATGAGAAAGTTGATACAAGTCTACTGGATCAATCAATAATATTCGAAAAAAAAGATGATGCGGCACAAGATGATGCCTCAGATGAAGGTTGGCAAGAAGCAGTTCCTAAAGGTCGTTCACCCATGGGTCGCAAATCCTTTCTGTCAAGGAGACCAAGCCTCAAAAAACTGAATACTAATTTTGTGCATGCATCCCAATTATCACGATACAATGGAAAGCCTAATAGTTTGACATCTCCAAAAACAAGCCCAATTGAGCCTGCTGCTTTTCCTGGACCTGCTCTTCCCGTTTCAAAAAAGTTTGTTAAGAGTGCAAGCTTCAGTCCTAAGCCAAGCAACTCTAGCATGTCAGTTAGTGGAGGGACAGAGAAGCACTCAAACCCAAAGTCAGCTCCTTCTACTCCAGCTTCTATTGATCAAGTTACCAAGTCATCTTCTGTGACAAATCCAATCAGTGTTCAGTCAACTGGAAAACTTTTCTCCTATAAAGAAGTTGCATTGGCTCCTCCTGGAACAATTGTGAAGGCAGTGGGAGAGCAATTACCAAAAGGAAATGTTCCTATTGTACAACTTTCTAAGGTTGGCCAGGAGAAAACTGCAACAGATGTTACCGGTGAAGTGATACTAGTTAAAGATGTCGAGGAAGAGGAAAAGCAAAAACTTGTGGGAGAGAAAGTGGTTTTGGCTCTTGAGGAAAATGGTATTGATGTAAAACATACAAAAGTGCAGAACTCTGTGGCAAGGAAATCTCTGGGAGTTGTAAAGCATGCTAGTGTTGGAGTACAAGTGGAAGCTGAGATCATAGAACTGAAAACCACTGCTTATGAAGAAGGACAAGTAGAAAATGCCGAAGTCACAGTTTCAAACGGTGAGATTTCTATTACTTCCCAACCCGCAAACACTACTCAAAATGGACAATTGCAAACTCAAGCGCTGGACAGTTCGACCAAGGTTTGCCCTGATTCAGAACCTTCATTTGTTTTAACTGAAAGCACAACTCACTTTATGGAAGAAAATTCTTCCCTTTTGGAAGCAAAGGTTGAAGAAGATGGAAGTCCACATGATTTCTCTGATGGTGGGATAGTTAAGCAAGGGCCAACTGATGGAGAAAAGTTAGATGAACCAGAAACTAAAAAAGAGACCACCAAGAAACTTTCTGCAGCCGCACCACCTTTCAATCCATCCCTAATACCAGTTTTTGGTTCAGTTCCAGTGGCAGGTTCCAAAGATCATGGAGGGATTTTGCCCCCACCAGTAAATATTCCTCCTATGCTTACGATCAGTCCTGTTCGTAGATCACCTCATCAGTCAGCAACAGCAAGGGTTCCGTATGGTCCACGATTGGCTGGTGGATATAATAGATCTGGAAGTCGGGCTTCACGTAATAAACATGTCTTCCACAATGGTGAGAACACAGGGGATGGAAATCACTTTAGTCCACCTAGAGTAATGAACCCACATGCGGCAGAGTTTGTACCTGGCCAACCTTGGATTCCCAATGGCTATCCAGCATCTCCTAGTGATTTTTTGCCTCCCCCAAGTGGTTATCCCATGTCCCCAAATGGATATCCATCGTCGCGTAATGATATTCCAGTGACTCAAAATGTGTTCCCAACATCTCCAATCGGTTCAGAAGAGTCATTAACAATTATAAATGCTCCACTTGGTgttgaaacaaatattaaagGTGAAGCAAAAGAGAATAATGACATGTCTTCATTAGAAGTTAGATGCGAGACgcaaaaaattgaagaagagtAG
- the LOC114822116 gene encoding protein REDUCED CHLOROPLAST COVERAGE 2 isoform X3 yields MAPKTGKAKPHKPKGDKKKKEEKVLPTVIEISIETPDELQVTLKGISTDTILDVRKLLGVHVETCHLTNFSLSHEVRNPNQVRGPKLKDSVDILSLKPSHLTIVEDDYTEEQAVAHIRRLMDIVACTTSFGSSSAPSPKTPGRSNSRGDVPQHKNDDGPNADARAKVLGSIPIVDAESSAASTVSMYPPPKLGQFYDFFSLSHLTPPLHYIRRSTRPFLEDKTEDDLFQMDIRVCSGKPTTIVASSKGFYPAGKRALMVHSLVVLLQQISRPFDVAYNAVMKAFIEHNKFGNLPYGFRANTWVVPPIVADKPSVFPSLPLEDENWGGNGGGQGRDGKHDYSPWAKEFAILKVMPCSTSEERQVRDRKAFLLHSLFVDVSVLKAVTAIKRLVETNHCALNDATFSLVHEESVGDLIVKVTRNMPDASIKVDCKIDGSQVLGIPQEQVTQRNLLKGITADESATVHDTPTLGVVVVRLCGFTAVVRVSSEVNWEGKPVPKDVEIEDQLEGGANALNVNSLRLLLQQSSLPQSSNEVLRTNFEGIHTTRSLVKKVLEDSLLRLQDGPTNNTKSIRWELGACWVQHLQNQASGKTESKKTEQAKIEPVVKGLGKQGGLLKEIKKKMDVRSNKTDQVKDVVGVNNLDIHQNSDITTQEELEKRDAEKETIWRKMLPESSYLRLKESETGLHLQSPDELIEMAHKYYVDTALPKLVADFGSLELSPVDGRTLTDFMHTRGLQLSSLGRVVELADKLPHVRSLCIHEMVVRAYKHILQAVVAAVDNIADLAASIAACLNILLGTPATENGDVDITYDDALKWKWVESFLLKRFGWQWKHETVKDLRKFAILRGLSHKVGLELVPRDYDMDNVSPFRKSDIVSMVPVYKHVACSSADGRTLLESSKTLLDKGKLEEAVNFGTKALSKLVSVCGPYHRMTAGAYSLLAVVLYHTGDFNQATIYQQKALDINERELGLDHPDTMKSYGDLAVFYYRLQHTELALKYVNRALYLLHLTCGPSHPNTAATYINVAMMEEGLGNVHVALRYLHEALKCNQRLLGPDHIQTAASYHAIAIALSLMEAYTLSVQHEQTTLQILQAKLGSEDLRTQDATAWLEYFESKALEQQEAARNGTPKPDASISSKGHLSVSDLLDYITPDADMKARDARKARAKVKGKPGKNEAIVSDGYQKDDILLPSQLVAENSGDKENQSAPPFAEPKHEKVDTSLLDQSIIFEKKDDAAQDDASDEGWQEAVPKGRSPMGRKSFLSRRPSLKKLNTNFVHASQLSRYNGKPNSLTSPKTSPIEPAAFPGPALPVSKKFVKSASFSPKPSNSSMSVSGGTEKHSNPKSAPSTPASIDQVTKSSSVTNPISVQSTGKLFSYKEVALAPPGTIVKAVGEQLPKGNVPIVQLSKVGQEKTATDVTGEVILVKDVEEEEKQKLVGEKVVLALEENGIDVKHTKVQNSVARKSLGVVKHASVGVQVEAEIIELKTTAYEEGQVENAEVTVSNGEISITSQPANTTQNGQLQTQALDSSTKVCPDSEPSFVLTESTTHFMEENSSLLEAKVEEDGSPHDFSDGGIVKQGPTDGEKLDEPETKKETTKKLSAAAPPFNPSLIPVFGSVPVAGSKDHGGILPPPVNIPPMLTISPVRRSPHQSATARVPYGPRLAGGYNRSGSRASRNKHVFHNGENTGDGNHFSPPRVMNPHAAEFVPGQPWIPNGYPASPSDFLPPPSGYPMSPNGYPSSRNDIPVTQNVFPTSPIGSEESLTIINAPLGVETNIKGEAKENNDMSSLEVRCETQKIEEE; encoded by the exons ATGACTACACAGAAGAGCAAGCCGTGGCACACATCCGGCGACTGATGGACATCGTCGCTTGCACGACATCTTTTGGTTCGTCATCCGCTCCTTCACCTAAAACGCCTGGCCGGTCAAACTCAAGGGGCGACGTACCGCAGCACAAAAACGACGACGGGCCCAATGCAGATGCAAGGGCCAAAGTTTTGGGTTCAATTCCGATCGTTGATGCCGAGTCATCTGCTGCCTCGACTGTGTCAATGTATCCTCCTCCAAAGCTCGGGCAGTTCTACGATTTCTTTTCCTTGTCTCACCTTACGCCTCCTCTCCACT ACATAAGAAGATCTACGCGTCCGTTCCTTGAGGATAAGACAGAAGACGACTTGTTTCAAATGGAC ATTCGGGTTTGTAGCGGGAAGCCGACGACAATCGTGGCTTCCAGTAAAGGATTCTACCCTGCTGGAAAACGAGCTCTAATGGTTCACTCTTTGGTTGTTCTTCTTCAGCAAATTAGTAGGCCATTTGATGTT GCATACAACGCTGTTATGAAGGCTTTCATTGAGCACAATAAA TTTGGAAACCTTCCCTACGGTTTTCGCGCAAACACATGGGTTGTCCCTCCAATTGTTGCTGATAAACCGTCAGTTTTCCCATCACTTCCTTTGGAAGACGAAAACTGGGGAGGAAACGGAGGTGGTCAGGGAAGAGACGGTAAACATGATTACAGTCCATGGGCAAAAGAGTTTGCCATTTTAAAAGTAATGCCTTGCTCAACATCAGAGGAGAGGCAAGTCCGAGACCGCAAGGCTTTTTTGCTTCACAGTTTATTTGTGGACGTCTCTGTTCTTAAAGCTGTTACAGCAATTAAGCGTCTAGTTGAGACTAACCATTGTGCCTTAAATGATGCCACTTTTTCACTTGTTCACGAGGAAAGTGTTGGAGATTTAATCGTTAAGGTGACCAGAAATATGCCCGATGCAAGTATAAAGGTAGACTGTAAAATCGATGGCAGCCAAGTTCTTGGAATTCCGCAAGAACAAGTTACTCAGAGAAACCTACTCAAAGGAATAACAGCTGACGAAAGTGCAACTGTTCAT GATACTCCTACACTGGGTGTTGTGGTTGTCAGACTTTGTGGGTTTACGGCTGTTGTGAGGGTTTCAAGTGAGGTGAATTGGGAAGGAAAACCTGTTCCTAAGGACGTTGAAATTGAGGACCAGCTTGAAGGTGGTGCTAATGCTTTGAATGTTAATAG CTTGAGACTGTTATTGCAACAGTCCTCCCTGCCTCAATCATCAAATGAAGTTCTACGTACAAATTTTGAAGGTATACATACTACTAGATCTCTCGTGAAGAAAGTACTTGAAGACAGTCTGTTAAGATTGCAGGATGGACCCACTAATAATACTAAGTCCATTAGATGGGAGCTAGGAGCATGTTGGGTACAACATTTGCAAAATCAAGCTTCGGGAAAAACTGAATCTAAAAAAACTGAACAAGCTAAGATTGAGCCGGTTGTTAAGGGTCTTGGAAAGCAAGGGGGGTTACTAAaggaaattaaaaagaaaatggatGTCAGGAGCAACAAAACTGACCAGGTGAAGGATGTTGTTGGGGTTAACAACCTTGATATACATCAGAATTCTGATATCACTACTCAGGAGGAATTAGAAAAGCGAGATGCAGAAAAGGAAACTATTTGGAGAAAGATGCTTCCTGAATCGTCATATTTGCGCCTCAAAGAATCAGAAACTGGTCTTCACCTTCAG TCACCCGATGAGTTGATTGAAATGGCACATAAATACTATGTTGACACTGCACTTCCAAAACTG GTTGCAGATTTTGGCTCCCTTGAACTTTCACCAGTCGATGGAAGGACATTGACAGATTTTATGCATACTAGGGGTTTGCAATTGTCTTCCCTAGGACGTGTG GTTGAACTTGCAGATAAGCTCCCTCATGTACGATCACTTTGTATCCatgagatggttgtgcgagccTATAAACACATACTCCAAGCAGTTGTAGCAGCAGTTGATAATATTGCAGACTTGGCTGCATCAATAGCGGCATGTTTAAATATATTGCTAGGAACACCAGCAACTGAAAATGGGGATGTAGATATTACTTATGATGATGCATTAAAATGGAAATGGGTGGAAAGTTTCCTTTTGAAGAGGTTTGGGTGGCAATGGAAACACGAAACTGTTAAGGATCTAAGGAAGTTTGCCATTCTCCGTGGATTGTCCCACAAG GTTGGACTTGAGCTTGTTCCTAGGGACTACGATATGGACAATGTATCTCCTTTTCGGAAATCAGATATAGTAAGCATGGTCCCTGTATATAAG CACGTTGCATGTTCATCAGCGGATGGGCGTACACTCTTAGAATCGTCCAAGACTTTGTTGGATAAAGGTAAACTGGAGGAAGCGGTTAATTTTGGCACTAAG GCACTCTCAAAACTAGTGTCCGTATGTGGGCCTTATCATCGAATGACAGCGGGAGCATATAGTCTTCTTGCTGTAGTATTGTACCACACTGGGGATTTCAACCAGGCGACCATTTATCAGCAAAAGGCATTGGATATCAATGAGAGGGAGCTTGGACTTGATCATCCTGATACGATGAAAAGTTATGGGGATTTGGCTGTTTTCTATTACAGACTTCAACATACAGAGTTGGCCCTCAA GTACGTCAATCGTGCTTTGTATCTTTTGCATCTAACATGTGGGCCGTCTCATCCAAATACGGCTGCCACCTATATTAACGTGGCAATGATGGAAGAAGGTTTGGGGAATGTCCATGTTGCTCTTAGGTATCTCCATGAAGCGCTAAAGTGCAATCAAAGGCTACTTGGACCTGATCATATacag ACCGCTGCTAGCTATCATGCCATTGCTATAGCACTCTCTTTGATGGAAGCTTACACATTAAGTGTTCAGCACGAACAAACTACCTTACAGATACTGCAAGCAAAACTTGGCTCTGAGGATCTACGCACACAG GATGCCACTGCATGGCTTGAGTATTTCGAGTCTAAGGCTTTGGAGCAGCAAGAAGCTGCACGCAATGGTACTCCAAAGCCAGATGCCTCTATCTCCAGCAAAGGACATTTAAG TGTGTCAGACCTTTTGGATTATATAACACCAGATGCTGATATGAAAGCAAGGGATGCAAGAAAAGCTCGTGCAAAG GTTAAAGGAAAACCAGGAAAAAACGAGGCAATAGTCTCAGATGGATACCAGAAGGACGACATTTTGTTACCAAGTCAGCTTGTTGCTGAGAATTCAGGTGATAAAGAGAACCAGTCTGCACCTCCATTTGCAGAACCTAAGCATGAGAAAGTTGATACAAGTCTACTGGATCAATCAATAATATTCGAAAAAAAAGATGATGCGGCACAAGATGATGCCTCAGATGAAGGTTGGCAAGAAGCAGTTCCTAAAGGTCGTTCACCCATGGGTCGCAAATCCTTTCTGTCAAGGAGACCAAGCCTCAAAAAACTGAATACTAATTTTGTGCATGCATCCCAATTATCACGATACAATGGAAAGCCTAATAGTTTGACATCTCCAAAAACAAGCCCAATTGAGCCTGCTGCTTTTCCTGGACCTGCTCTTCCCGTTTCAAAAAAGTTTGTTAAGAGTGCAAGCTTCAGTCCTAAGCCAAGCAACTCTAGCATGTCAGTTAGTGGAGGGACAGAGAAGCACTCAAACCCAAAGTCAGCTCCTTCTACTCCAGCTTCTATTGATCAAGTTACCAAGTCATCTTCTGTGACAAATCCAATCAGTGTTCAGTCAACTGGAAAACTTTTCTCCTATAAAGAAGTTGCATTGGCTCCTCCTGGAACAATTGTGAAGGCAGTGGGAGAGCAATTACCAAAAGGAAATGTTCCTATTGTACAACTTTCTAAGGTTGGCCAGGAGAAAACTGCAACAGATGTTACCGGTGAAGTGATACTAGTTAAAGATGTCGAGGAAGAGGAAAAGCAAAAACTTGTGGGAGAGAAAGTGGTTTTGGCTCTTGAGGAAAATGGTATTGATGTAAAACATACAAAAGTGCAGAACTCTGTGGCAAGGAAATCTCTGGGAGTTGTAAAGCATGCTAGTGTTGGAGTACAAGTGGAAGCTGAGATCATAGAACTGAAAACCACTGCTTATGAAGAAGGACAAGTAGAAAATGCCGAAGTCACAGTTTCAAACGGTGAGATTTCTATTACTTCCCAACCCGCAAACACTACTCAAAATGGACAATTGCAAACTCAAGCGCTGGACAGTTCGACCAAGGTTTGCCCTGATTCAGAACCTTCATTTGTTTTAACTGAAAGCACAACTCACTTTATGGAAGAAAATTCTTCCCTTTTGGAAGCAAAGGTTGAAGAAGATGGAAGTCCACATGATTTCTCTGATGGTGGGATAGTTAAGCAAGGGCCAACTGATGGAGAAAAGTTAGATGAACCAGAAACTAAAAAAGAGACCACCAAGAAACTTTCTGCAGCCGCACCACCTTTCAATCCATCCCTAATACCAGTTTTTGGTTCAGTTCCAGTGGCAGGTTCCAAAGATCATGGAGGGATTTTGCCCCCACCAGTAAATATTCCTCCTATGCTTACGATCAGTCCTGTTCGTAGATCACCTCATCAGTCAGCAACAGCAAGGGTTCCGTATGGTCCACGATTGGCTGGTGGATATAATAGATCTGGAAGTCGGGCTTCACGTAATAAACATGTCTTCCACAATGGTGAGAACACAGGGGATGGAAATCACTTTAGTCCACCTAGAGTAATGAACCCACATGCGGCAGAGTTTGTACCTGGCCAACCTTGGATTCCCAATGGCTATCCAGCATCTCCTAGTGATTTTTTGCCTCCCCCAAGTGGTTATCCCATGTCCCCAAATGGATATCCATCGTCGCGTAATGATATTCCAGTGACTCAAAATGTGTTCCCAACATCTCCAATCGGTTCAGAAGAGTCATTAACAATTATAAATGCTCCACTTGGTgttgaaacaaatattaaagGTGAAGCAAAAGAGAATAATGACATGTCTTCATTAGAAGTTAGATGCGAGACgcaaaaaattgaagaagagtAG